One region of Bacteroidota bacterium genomic DNA includes:
- a CDS encoding 6-carboxytetrahydropterin synthase → MVYITRKEHFSSSHKLENPNFTAEKNLDIFGKCNNFHGHNYYIEVTLCGEPDKDSGYLMDLKLLKQILLVEIVDKVDHKFLNDVEMFKGIIPTTEHMVEKFWEILKPIIESVSPLAKLYSIRLYETDKNWVEYRG, encoded by the coding sequence ATGGTATATATTACAAGAAAAGAACATTTTTCATCATCTCACAAGCTGGAAAATCCAAATTTTACAGCTGAAAAGAACTTAGACATATTCGGTAAATGCAACAATTTTCACGGACACAACTATTATATAGAGGTAACTCTCTGCGGTGAGCCGGATAAAGATAGCGGCTACCTTATGGATTTAAAGCTCCTCAAACAAATTCTGCTTGTTGAAATAGTAGATAAAGTTGACCATAAGTTTTTAAATGATGTGGAAATGTTCAAAGGAATTATTCCCACAACAGAACACATGGTTGAAAAATTCTGGGAAATATTGAAACCGATTATTGAATCAGTCTCACCTTTAGCAAAACTTTACTCAATAAGACTTTACGAAACGGATAAGAACTGGGTGGAATATCGCGGCTAA
- a CDS encoding TolC family protein — MQIHRRSIHILACVLILCSGKIFAQDSISLKQAINIAFTNNSQVTTLQNSYQSQQYNIDNAKGSLFPTLSLSGGYSRNISSTKGGVIIDQNGIPRTVDASTNGNNTFSLGLNSGVTLYNGMANFRNVDLQQANLASIVLNLETTKKNIMLTVTSTYIDILKKMRIVVANQDNLQVSLDQLNSVKAYMEVGKKTLSDVYKQDVLVSQNEFKLEVSKNDVNKAKVDLLFAMNDNINRDYNVRQNDINTNLSVADLRTIVDRTSNITELVNRAKTNRFEYKFAMQQIEINEITLDIAKRNLYFPTISGSANYNWSGDAISNMDANKVLTLGINLSYPIFQGYTTKVREQIAEVNVKQKREDLRQLEQQITNDVKKAHYDLETAYKQYEILERSLVSAQQDVLLSQESYKVGLNTLLDVQTAQNNLNSILVSRITALYDFITAKARLDYYTGELNY, encoded by the coding sequence ATGCAAATACACAGAAGATCTATTCACATTCTCGCATGCGTTCTAATACTATGCTCGGGAAAGATTTTTGCGCAGGATTCCATCAGTCTGAAGCAGGCAATAAATATTGCCTTCACTAATAACAGTCAGGTGACAACTTTGCAAAATTCTTATCAGAGCCAGCAGTATAATATAGATAATGCGAAAGGTTCATTATTCCCAACTTTGTCTTTGTCTGGCGGCTATAGCAGAAACATCTCCTCTACAAAAGGGGGAGTTATTATTGACCAAAACGGAATTCCAAGAACTGTTGATGCCTCTACAAACGGCAATAATACTTTTTCATTGGGACTGAATTCAGGTGTAACATTGTACAACGGCATGGCAAATTTCAGAAACGTAGATTTGCAGCAAGCGAACCTGGCATCTATTGTGTTAAATCTTGAGACGACGAAGAAGAATATCATGCTGACGGTAACATCAACATATATTGATATTCTTAAGAAGATGAGAATTGTTGTAGCGAACCAGGATAACTTACAGGTTTCACTCGACCAGCTTAACAGTGTAAAAGCTTATATGGAAGTCGGTAAAAAAACTCTGAGCGATGTTTATAAGCAGGATGTATTGGTAAGTCAGAATGAATTTAAACTTGAAGTATCTAAGAATGATGTAAACAAAGCAAAGGTTGATCTGCTTTTTGCGATGAATGATAATATTAACCGTGATTATAATGTAAGGCAGAATGATATTAATACAAATCTTTCTGTAGCAGACTTAAGAACTATTGTAGATAGAACTTCCAATATAACGGAGCTGGTAAACAGGGCAAAGACAAACAGATTTGAATACAAATTTGCAATGCAGCAAATAGAAATAAATGAGATAACTCTTGATATTGCAAAAAGGAATTTATACTTCCCGACAATTTCAGGTTCAGCTAATTATAACTGGAGCGGAGATGCAATAAGTAACATGGATGCAAACAAAGTTTTAACTCTTGGTATAAATTTAAGCTATCCTATATTCCAGGGATATACTACTAAAGTAAGAGAACAGATTGCAGAAGTTAACGTAAAACAAAAGAGAGAAGACTTAAGACAGCTTGAGCAGCAGATAACAAATGATGTTAAGAAAGCACATTACGATTTAGAGACTGCATATAAACAATATGAAATTCTTGAAAGAAGCTTAGTTTCTGCCCAGCAGGATGTGCTTTTATCACAGGAAAGTTATAAAGTCGGATTGAACACATTACTTGATGTTCAGACAGCTCAGAATAATCTTAACAGTATTTTAGTCAGCAGAATAACCGCCTTATACGATTTCATAACTGCGAAAGCAAGATTAGATTATTACACAGGCGAATTAAATTATTAA
- a CDS encoding efflux RND transporter periplasmic adaptor subunit — MSEANPQVKPVPVVKKRKSKKKKFIVFGAIFLVLVIVIAIIASSKKEKITEVQTEKAKKHNITQVVTATGKIQAETKVIISSEVSGEIVSLPFKEGEEVKKGDLVVKIKQDAYTPQLQEQSAQVNVAESNLKINKVTVQKNKLEYDRIQELQKKGLASTADLDNARLTYEQSLAQLNSNRASINLSKTGLAKIKYDLSKTTLFAPMSGTVTQLNNEVGEKVLGTSFNQGTGIMTISDLSSMECQIDVSETDVTLINVGDTARIQVDAFPNRVFSGYVYEIANTATSKGLGTQEEVVNFLVKVRIIDKDNELRPGMSCTVDVEVEKKNNVIAVPIQSVTVREDMNMNNSQLDEDNSNLQRKENKKDKKNKPQEIVFVVENGVAKKKNVKTGISDDTYIEITEGLNADMEVVKGSYKAITKDLEDNAKVKVDNEVKMKKKEGE; from the coding sequence ATGTCAGAAGCAAATCCACAAGTAAAGCCGGTACCGGTAGTTAAAAAAAGAAAAAGCAAGAAAAAGAAGTTTATTGTTTTCGGCGCAATATTCTTAGTTCTTGTAATTGTGATTGCAATAATTGCATCAAGCAAGAAAGAAAAAATCACTGAGGTACAGACTGAAAAAGCAAAGAAGCATAATATCACTCAGGTGGTAACGGCTACAGGAAAAATTCAGGCAGAAACAAAAGTTATCATCAGTTCTGAAGTCAGCGGTGAAATTGTATCGCTGCCATTCAAAGAAGGTGAAGAAGTTAAGAAAGGTGATTTAGTCGTTAAGATTAAGCAGGATGCTTATACACCTCAGCTTCAGGAGCAGAGTGCTCAGGTTAACGTTGCCGAAAGCAATCTTAAGATAAACAAAGTTACTGTTCAGAAAAACAAGCTTGAGTATGACAGAATACAGGAGCTGCAGAAAAAAGGTCTGGCATCTACAGCAGATCTTGATAATGCAAGATTAACTTATGAACAATCATTAGCACAGTTGAACAGCAACAGAGCAAGCATTAACTTATCAAAAACGGGACTTGCTAAAATAAAATATGATTTATCTAAGACAACATTATTCGCTCCAATGAGCGGAACAGTAACACAGTTAAATAATGAAGTCGGTGAAAAAGTACTTGGTACTAGCTTCAATCAGGGTACAGGAATTATGACAATTTCCGATTTATCTTCCATGGAATGCCAGATAGACGTAAGTGAAACAGACGTTACTTTAATTAACGTAGGTGATACTGCAAGAATTCAGGTTGATGCGTTTCCAAACAGAGTATTTTCAGGATATGTTTATGAAATTGCAAATACAGCAACCAGCAAAGGCTTAGGAACTCAGGAAGAAGTTGTAAACTTCCTTGTAAAAGTAAGAATAATAGATAAAGATAATGAGTTAAGACCGGGAATGAGCTGTACTGTTGACGTGGAAGTTGAAAAGAAAAATAACGTTATAGCAGTGCCGATTCAAAGCGTTACAGTCAGAGAAGATATGAATATGAATAACAGTCAGCTGGATGAGGATAATTCCAATCTGCAAAGAAAAGAAAATAAAAAAGATAAGAAGAACAAACCGCAGGAAATAGTATTTGTAGTTGAAAACGGAGTTGCAAAAAAGAAAAATGTTAAGACAGGTATCAGCGATGATACATATATAGAAATAACTGAAGGACTCAATGCTGATATGGAAGTCGTGAAAGGCAGTTACAAAGCAATCACAAAAGATTTAGAGGACAATGCTAAAGTTAAAGTTGATAACGAAGTGAAAATGAAAAAGAAAGAAGGCGAATAA
- a CDS encoding ABC transporter ATP-binding protein — protein sequence METVIELKNIFKTYIMGSEDLTVLKGVDVTIHRNEYVAIMGPSGSGKSTLMNIIGCLDTPTSGEYILSGNNVSEMDDQELAEVRNKEIGFVFQTFNLLARIDALRNVELPLVYSGMGKDERIEKAENALINVGLEDRMTHKPNELSGGQRQRVAIARALVNNPAIILADEPTGNLDTRTGEEIMALFETLHANGNTIILVTHEEDIAKHAYRIIKIRDGEIESDMLNPDKVKKKEKPVEQS from the coding sequence ATGGAAACTGTAATAGAATTAAAAAATATTTTTAAAACATATATCATGGGCTCGGAAGATCTTACCGTGCTCAAAGGTGTGGATGTTACGATTCACAGGAATGAATATGTTGCTATCATGGGACCGTCAGGTTCGGGAAAGTCAACACTTATGAACATAATCGGCTGCTTGGATACTCCTACATCAGGTGAGTATATTCTCAGCGGAAACAATGTAAGTGAAATGGATGACCAGGAATTAGCAGAAGTCCGCAATAAAGAAATCGGGTTTGTGTTTCAGACCTTCAATCTTCTGGCAAGAATAGATGCATTAAGAAATGTAGAGCTTCCGTTGGTTTACTCAGGTATGGGTAAAGATGAAAGAATAGAAAAAGCTGAGAATGCTTTAATCAATGTTGGACTTGAAGACAGAATGACTCACAAACCGAATGAACTTTCCGGCGGACAAAGACAAAGAGTTGCTATTGCAAGAGCACTGGTAAATAATCCTGCAATTATACTTGCCGACGAACCGACCGGTAACCTTGATACACGCACAGGTGAGGAAATCATGGCTTTGTTCGAGACACTTCATGCAAACGGGAATACAATAATACTTGTAACACACGAAGAAGATATTGCAAAACATGCATACAGAATTATAAAAATAAGAGACGGTGAAATAGAATCTGATATGTTAAATCCTGATAAAGTTAAAAAGAAAGAAAAACCGGTTGAACAATCTTAA